One Hyperolius riggenbachi isolate aHypRig1 chromosome 12, aHypRig1.pri, whole genome shotgun sequence genomic window, TCACATCCACttgccccctcctctctcctctccatcCTACCCACCTTCTTATCTCTCTTCTACAATTCCTTTTTTATTCTTAATCTTGGCATTCTTCACTGTTCTGTAATAGATCATCCATTCACTTTTTTGGTGTCTTAGTTTCTCTGTTCTCTCGTCCAGTTTCTTTCTGATTTCATTTTCTCGAGGTTCTGCCAAGTTGTCACTTCTCTCAACATTTCACTTCTTTCTATTTcttattctttctttctttttttttttgctgtttactttttcttttgtttatttatttgagaattattctcgcatattgaattttgttttcatttggctacattacattttgttttttatttttctaaatcCACATATCCTCTTCATCTCTGGAGGGGccacgctgcctctcctccacagCATCCGGCATCATAGCTCCCCCCAGTCGTGCGACCCCTCGTCCCTTGGCCCCGTTCGGCCTTGGGAGGAAGACCCTGGTGGCAGTTGCAATTGGAGTAGTAATGGTGCTAATATTGGTAATCCTCATTCCAGTGTTGGTCAACTCAGTGGGCTCCGATGGCCACTATGAGATGTTGGGCACCTGCCGGATGGTGTGCGATCCTTACCTGAGCAAAGCTGGGACAACTACCACCAGTACCAGTATCCGAGCTGGCACTGGAGCAGAACCTTTAAGTGACAGAGGACAACCGGCACCTTCAACTTTAGTTCAAGGTCCACAAGGAAAGGCTGGACGACCCGGCAAACCAGGACCTCCTGGAGAACCTGGACTACCTGGTCCACCAGGTCCTGTAGGTCCACCAGGAGAACGAGGAGAACCAGGCAAACCGGGGACACCAGGCTTGCCAGGAGGGGGAGTGACTGGTGCCATCAGTACAGCCACATATACCACTGTTCCACGTGTGGCCTTCTATGCTGGCCTGAAGAACCCCCATGAGGGATATGAAATCCTCAAATTCGACGATGTGGTCACCAATCTCGGGAACAACTACGATGCAGCAAGTGGTAGGTTTAGTTGCACAGTTGCAGGCACATACTTCTTTACCTACCACGTCCTGATGAGAGGTGGAGACGGCACTAGCATGTGGGCTGACCTCTGCAAAAATGGACAGGTGAGCATACGCTCATTTCTACTTTCTACTCTTGCTATAATTtaatgcttgtgtgtgtgtgtgtgtgtatgtatgtatgtatgtatgtatatttatatatatatatgtatgtatgtatgtatgtatgtatgtatgtatgtatattgcaATGATCATAAAAGGAGAACACTTCACTTTATAGTTTTGTTACTCTAGAAATTGTAGTTTCAACAAAAgttaaactgcaaaaaaaatgttaacGTGCTTTTTACAGCACAGGGAATGCTAGCATTggccaaactttgaccctccagaTGTTtggaactacatgtcccagcaaacACTGGTAGCCAGTGGTACAAATTGACGTTTGTTTTCTGCATGGCTCGTAGCACTTTCACCGTGTTATGTTGCGCATTTACGTATGTATCTGTTACCTCAATTCAAGCTAAAATGTCTTATCTGTTTAAACAAGTGTACGTAAACATGtaaataatttaaaatgtaaaaatttaaTTTCTGCCTTCCACACTGTCACCGTACGCTCACATAAACCCAAATAAAAGATTAAACTTCTCTATTAATAACTCACAGCGCTGCCAATCTTAAagcaaaattgtaatttgatGGTTTGAACACCACCGTACACCTCACCGTCATGGAGGGGTGTTGTTCACAACCCAGGAACATGTATTATATTATTACTGAGCACGGTTGGCTACTTCTCAAGGTAATGACACTTCCAGGTACAAAATCCAGAGGTGATCATTTACAGGGACAAGCTTTCAAACCCCGGGACTCTCGTAAAATGtgtgatttgtttttttgttttttttcccttccacTTAAAAACTTGTCAAGTACATTACATTTATTAATGCGTTCCAACAATCTCTTTCTATTAGCTTAACATACACCTAAACGATCCGATGTTTACAATAAAGGACTAATTAAAAGATTAAGTGTCAGAAAATTCCACAAGGAGAGGAAGACAGACAGAGGCAAAGTTCTgaaattgtgttttttgttttttttctcctttggaATTAGCATTGATCCTAGAACTGAACTTCTGGAGCTGTGCCCTGATTGGCACTATCAGAATTAATTACCATGAAAGAGCCAGGCAGCCTGGAGGGAGAATGAGTAATGAAGATGAACTAAGGGGGCTCGGAACTTACGCAGGGCAGTTACATTGCAGCCGTCACAATGCATTAAAGGGTCTTGCATCTCAATAGTACATTATGTGCTGCAGTGCCTGTTAGTGCCACCTTAGCACTGAATCATGTAGATCTTTGAGGCACGCGAGTCGTGGTCACAATGGGTGGCTTATTAAATGAAGCGCCCAAGGGAACTGTGGATTTCCCTACTCCAGCGTTTACGTTTTAAATCACccagagataagtatgagattgcTTCAGCGGAGCAGAGAAAATGAGTTTACCCGAAGCAAAAGAAAAAACTAGCAGCCTGGAGGAAGGTAGACAGCTAGCACATGGTAGCAGAGAAAGCAAGCCTAGAGATGGAACGAGAAGACCTGAGAACGCAGAAACACCCAGCCAAGAACGCAAGAGAACAGTGTGACTCGTATCAGACATGGCAAGATTaggggttaaaggggcactaaagcgaaaaactgtaacatttaaaatatgtacaaacatatacaaataagaagtacattttttccaaagtaaaatgagccataaatttcttttctactatgttggtgtcactcacagtaggttgtagaaatctgacaaaagtgacaggttttggacttgcccatctctttataggggattctcagggatatatttattttcaaaagcacttagtgaatggcagttgctctgtccaactgccaaaaaactgtgtagagagcagggaggctggccagcatctttgtataaatcctttttagggaatatctttataaagaataaaagccttgctgagaattccctatgaagagatagactagtccaaaacctgtcacttatgtcagatttctactgcctactgtaatgctgggtacacacgttgagatttcccgctcgattcgcgggatcgaaaggatcgattcgattatttcaaacatgctcgtgGATTTCGATTGTTTTtttatgttaagtatgcaaaatcgacggcaggaacgatcgaaatctgatctagcatgtttgaaataatcaaatcgaaacgcgaatcgagcgggaaatctcaacgtgtgtacccagcattagtgaccgcaacataggacaaaagtaatttatggctcattttactctggagaaaacgtacttcttatttgtctatgtttgcacatattttaaatttttaaatttttcaccatagtgcccctttaataagaaCGGGGAATATCGACAATATCCTCAAAGGCAAAGCCGTTTATTTTTAACACATCCAAAGGCCGTTCTGAAACAAGCTGAACCTGAAAAAGTAGATTCTGTCACTTTAGAAATTAAACTTCAGCATAGAAAGTTTTAAAACATTGGTTTTTGGGTGTTCGGCTATAAAGATCCTGTTCTGTGAATATCACAGTCCCAAGAAAATTAGCTGACTTGTAAAGGTTGACAGGTTCAGGAGACGGAATTAATTTAATTTGTCTTAGACACGATGGGCCGCAGCCAACAAAACTGGAGAAAAATAAGACACGTCGGAATGAACAGGCCAAAAAGAAACAGAAGCCGAAGCTTCTACACTGACCAGAGCAGAGGTGGACCTGCTTTGAAGGTGAAACAGCTACCAGAATTTGGTAAACTGAGAGAATACAGAATAGGGGTTCCATTCATTATTATGACTATTTTagtaatttatatagcgccaacatcttctgttgcgctgtacacagtatattgtcttgtcacttaactgtccctcagaggggctcacaatctaatctctaccatagtcctatgtctatgaatgtgtagtgtatgtatcgtagtcttgggccaattttagggggaagccagataacttatctgcatgttttcggGATGAGAGAGGAAATCGGAGTGACCGGTGGAAACCCACACAAGCACAGGGggggcatacaaactccatgcagatagtggcctggctgggatatgaactggggacccaactctgcaaggcgagagtgctaaccactatgccactgtgctgcccattcgTAGAATGACTTGTGGTGGAGAGTGAGACAGAAGCCAGATAAAGGGaatgagagagggagagagacaactGTAAGAATAATGACAGTAGGGAAATGAGCGACGGGAAGATGGTTGTTTACCGGCAAGCCTAAAAGAAGTTCAGTTAGAAGACAAACCGATGCAACGAATGTGGCCATAGAAAGGTCGGTTTGGCATTTCACCTCTCAGAATGAGGGTTCTTTTAATGGGGGTGTAGGTCTATTAAAGCAGCTAACTGCTTAGATTAGTATTACAATTCTAAAGAAGAGACACAGCTACTTGCAAGAAATTACAGGCATGCCCTAGTTTAAAATGACCCTTACTGTCTCCTACATGCAATGAAATGGAAGTCCGTTTTATGTAACAAGACATATGTAGTGTGCCTGCTCTTTTCATCTCAAACCACCATTGCCCTTTCCAAGATACAAGCACTTAAAGAAAGACAGTCCCGTCATTGCCCGCAACTGTTTCCTTTTATCTTAACAAGAACAAACATGTTTCAACACCGTTTAATATCAATTCTGATAGGGTAAGGCAAATAACGGCGTTTAGAAACATAAGGACACATGTGGTGCTCTCTTTGTTCACCCATCTCTACTTAGTTTAGCAGTAAGTGTCTTCTTTCAGCAAGGACACTTTAAGGTTGATTTAttaatgtttgagaaccctggatAACACTGGCGAACAGGGTCATATCCGAATACAGTGAGGCTCACGGAAAGGTTAGTAAGGTCGCGTTTGTGCTATTTCTGTTCCTGGCAAGAACTTATTTTTGCTAATTCCAGGACAGCCTAGATACGGTATGTGTTAAAAACGCTCTGATGTTGTGGCACACGACTGCAGTTGTGCAATTGCTACTTTGCTACTTCTTCAGCCTCCCACTATATTGTTATATGTAGTTGGCATTAGTTGCAAACATTTGCCCCCTAAAACctgacatttaaaaaacaaaacccagTCCAGTATTGGCGGCCACTTGTACTATCCACTGTCCTTTGTTAGTAGCAAATCTAATAAAGACATCCACACTATCATGTTTGCAACAACACGATGAAGCTCCTTTCATAAGATCATAAGAACTCAAAGGGGACAAAATAATTACACACAAAACTGAGTTGCACAGTAGGTAAGAGTAAATCTCGAAAGACACAGCCAGTGATGGATTGACCCAAGTAATGATCAATATACGTCCTGATCAAAATACTCAACAGGGATTATCTTTCTAACCACCACCTCGCAACCTCTAATTTCAAGTGAATTTCAGATGTAATCCAATGGAAAACAATCCAAACCGCTGGGCTACACTCTTTGTGGTTTTTGTGCTGCTTTTTGCAGACTAAGAACAACTTTCTGATAAACGCTCTTCACTGGACTCCAAAGGGTGTTTGAGCAATTCACAAAATCGTCAGAATATTTTATTAGAAACCGTTTTTTATTTTTCCAGGCGAAACACTACATTTCAGACTAAATTAGTTAAGACAGATTTCAGACAAACTGAATCCCCTTTTCAAATGAAACTTGTGTGGTCTTTTTATACACTTGAACAAAGTCCTTCTAATGTTCACTTAAATAGTAATTAATGAAGAAACAACATCATCAGATGCTGAATAATAAGATTGTAAAGGAAGAATGCAGAAAACAGATGCCAGCAACAAATTTGATTAAACAGATAAACTGTGCCACTTGTTTGATGCAATGCAGGGTA contains:
- the C1QL1 gene encoding C1q-related factor, producing MVLILVILIPVLVNSVGSDGHYEMLGTCRMVCDPYLSKAGTTTTSTSIRAGTGAEPLSDRGQPAPSTLVQGPQGKAGRPGKPGPPGEPGLPGPPGPVGPPGERGEPGKPGTPGLPGGGVTGAISTATYTTVPRVAFYAGLKNPHEGYEILKFDDVVTNLGNNYDAASGRFSCTVAGTYFFTYHVLMRGGDGTSMWADLCKNGQVRASAIAQDADQNYDYASNSVILHLDAGDEVFIKLDGGKAHGGNNNKYSTFSGFIIYSD